A portion of the Oscillospiraceae bacterium genome contains these proteins:
- the galT gene encoding UDP-glucose--hexose-1-phosphate uridylyltransferase: protein MISTAIQQLINYGLDTGLILPDDEIYIRNQLLMTMQLDDFTAPEGEVCYTDLESILKTLVDDAVARGVCADNSTARDLFDTKLMGVLTPRPSIVRANFEERYENEGPQAATDWFYKFSQDTDYIRRYRIKRDLKWVAKTPYGDLDITINLSKPEKDPKAIAAAKLAPQSAYPKCQLCAENEGYAGRMNHPARENHRIIPLTINDSAWNLQYSPYVYYNEHCIVFNNQHTPMKIERATFRKLLDFVGLFPHYFVGSNADLPIVGGSILSHDHFQGGHYEFAMAKAPIEKAWVFPGFEDVEAGIVHWPMSCIRLTCEDDERLVELADKILTAWRGYTDESCFIFAETDGEPHNTITPIARMRDGKYQLDLVLRNNITTPEHPLGVFHPHAKLHHIKKENIGLIEVMGLAVLPSRLKQELFDLADVLVARTPVSEYPETLQKHAEWAQDILARHPELNGDTVHLILQDEVGQVFAQVLADAGVYKLDEAGRAGFVRFLASVK, encoded by the coding sequence GTGATCTCCACTGCCATTCAGCAGCTCATCAACTATGGTCTGGACACCGGTCTGATCCTGCCCGATGACGAGATCTACATCCGCAATCAGCTGCTCATGACCATGCAGCTGGACGACTTTACCGCCCCCGAGGGTGAGGTGTGCTACACCGACCTGGAAAGCATCCTGAAAACGCTGGTGGACGATGCCGTGGCCCGCGGCGTGTGTGCCGACAACAGCACCGCACGCGACCTGTTCGACACCAAACTCATGGGCGTGCTGACGCCGCGTCCCAGCATTGTGCGCGCCAACTTTGAGGAGCGCTACGAGAACGAGGGCCCGCAGGCCGCCACTGACTGGTTCTATAAGTTCAGCCAGGACACGGATTATATCCGCCGCTACCGCATCAAGCGGGACCTGAAGTGGGTGGCCAAGACGCCTTACGGTGATCTGGACATCACCATCAACCTTTCCAAGCCGGAAAAGGACCCCAAGGCCATTGCAGCCGCCAAGCTGGCCCCCCAGAGCGCCTACCCCAAGTGCCAGCTGTGCGCCGAGAACGAGGGCTATGCGGGCCGCATGAACCATCCCGCCCGCGAGAACCACCGCATCATCCCGCTGACCATCAACGACAGCGCCTGGAACCTGCAGTACAGCCCCTATGTGTACTACAACGAACACTGCATCGTGTTCAACAACCAGCACACTCCCATGAAGATTGAGCGGGCCACCTTCCGCAAGCTGCTGGATTTTGTGGGCCTGTTCCCCCACTATTTCGTGGGCAGCAACGCTGACCTGCCCATCGTGGGCGGCAGCATCCTGAGCCACGACCACTTCCAGGGCGGCCACTATGAATTTGCCATGGCCAAGGCCCCCATCGAAAAGGCATGGGTGTTCCCCGGCTTTGAGGACGTGGAGGCCGGCATCGTACACTGGCCCATGAGCTGCATCCGCCTGACCTGCGAGGATGATGAGCGTCTGGTGGAGCTGGCCGACAAGATCCTGACCGCCTGGCGCGGCTACACCGACGAGAGCTGCTTTATCTTTGCAGAGACCGACGGCGAGCCCCACAACACCATCACCCCCATTGCCCGCATGCGGGATGGCAAATACCAGCTGGATCTGGTGCTGCGCAACAACATCACCACGCCAGAACACCCGCTGGGCGTGTTCCACCCCCATGCCAAGCTGCACCACATCAAAAAGGAGAACATCGGCCTTATCGAGGTCATGGGTCTGGCCGTGCTGCCCAGCCGCCTGAAGCAGGAGCTGTTTGATCTGGCAGACGTGCTGGTAGCCCGCACCCCCGTCAGCGAGTACCCCGAAACACTGCAGAAGCACGCGGAGTGGGCGCAGGACATTCTGGCCCGTCACCCGGAGCTGAACGGCGACACCGTGCACCTCATCCTGCAGGATGAGGTGGGCCAGGTGTTCGCACAGGTGCTGGCCGATGCCGGTGTGTACAAGCTGGACGAAGCCGGTCGTGCCGGGTTCGTGCGGTTCCTTGCCAGCGTAAAATAA
- a CDS encoding copper homeostasis protein CutC — protein sequence MPHTLEVCVDSTASALAAKRGGADRLELCADLVIGGTTPSLALLRQVKAETGLPVRALLRPRFGDFCYDRYELAQMEQSAAELVEAGADGIVTGVLTPDGVLDVDALRPIYAAARRAAAAAGRPVACTLHRAFDVCRDPFAALAAAKELGLATILTSGQAASAPQGAELLRQLVEAAGSDVEILVGAGVSAGNLPALAAQTGARAFHLSGKQVLDSRMTFRREGVPMGLPGFSEFELWQTSEANIRAAREALDNL from the coding sequence ATGCCTCATACTCTGGAAGTCTGCGTGGACAGCACGGCCAGTGCACTGGCCGCAAAGCGCGGCGGAGCCGACCGACTGGAACTGTGTGCCGACTTGGTGATCGGCGGCACCACCCCCAGCCTTGCCCTGCTGCGGCAGGTCAAAGCCGAAACCGGACTGCCGGTGCGGGCACTGCTGCGCCCCCGCTTTGGTGATTTCTGCTACGACCGCTACGAGCTGGCCCAGATGGAGCAGTCGGCCGCAGAGCTGGTGGAAGCCGGGGCGGACGGCATCGTCACCGGCGTGCTCACCCCGGACGGCGTACTGGATGTGGACGCCCTGCGTCCCATCTACGCTGCTGCCCGCCGGGCGGCAGCAGCTGCAGGCCGTCCCGTTGCCTGCACCCTGCACCGTGCCTTTGACGTCTGCCGGGACCCCTTTGCCGCGCTGGCCGCCGCAAAGGAACTGGGCCTTGCCACCATCCTTACCAGCGGGCAGGCCGCCAGTGCGCCGCAGGGAGCTGAGCTGCTGCGCCAGCTGGTGGAAGCCGCCGGGAGCGATGTGGAAATTCTGGTGGGTGCCGGCGTCTCCGCGGGCAATCTCCCGGCGCTGGCCGCCCAGACCGGTGCCCGGGCGTTCCACCTCTCCGGCAAGCAGGTGCTGGACAGCCGCATGACCTTCCGCCGGGAAGGCGTGCCTATGGGCCTGCCGGGCTTTTCGGAGTTTGAACTGTGGCAGACCAGCGAGGCCAACATCCGTGCCGCGCGTGAAGCACTGGATAACCTTTGA